In Oncorhynchus masou masou isolate Uvic2021 chromosome 28, UVic_Omas_1.1, whole genome shotgun sequence, the DNA window CAACGCAGTCAGCCTGGAACGCTGCCATTATGTGGCCTGCCCACTCACTGACACCTGTTAATGTAACAAAGCAGATTATTATTATCACTCAGTTCTGCTTAGTACATGGTCAGAACTGTGTACAGGCTTGAGAGCGAAACTAAAAGTGAGTAGAAACATCCTCAAATGCATTACAAGCATGCAGGCCTTTTATTGTTTTTATTACAACACAATTATTCCTTTCTTTACCACATTGCTTTTTATGTAGTATGGTTTAAAGCTTTACAAAAAAACGAGAGAGAAaccaaaatatttacaaaaatctATCTGTGCAAACATGAattcttctttccctctcctaaAAGCATCTTAAAGGCATGCATACAAATCAACTTTGGTATGTCAACAAAAACGACTAAAGTTCTGATTAGAAGCGTTTATGTACACGTGGCAGAACAGTTCACCGACGACTTGTGTGTTTTAGTACGGTATACATTTAGACATCAATAAACATGAACTTAAGTGACCTCAGGTAAAGATGTGGAAGGGAAAGACTTGAGTCATCACACCTCGAGTGTGTCGTAAGAGTTCTCACTTGGTATGTCATGGTTACAGTAATACAGTCAGGAAATGTCATAACAACTTTGGCAAATAGGCACAATAACTACAGAAAGACAAACAAATATTTCATTAAACCTCCTTAAAATCCTTTTTTTTTTCTCCTAAAAATAAATTGGCAGTGCATGATATTCTTAACAAAATAGAAGCCAATGCAGTTTCACTGTAAACGTCTTTATACATACGGTACAGTATGCATTCATAAAAGGCATTTACTAGGGTTATGCTGAATGTTGGGCAACATACGAAATAATGTAAGAGCAAAATATACTATGGTTATCCAGTCTCTGGTTTTCAAAAATAAAACACAATATTTCACATGGTCATAGTGATTGTACATCAACTTCATATTTTTTTTCCCCATTCTGAGATACTGtaagaaaaatatattttcaatccCGTTTTTAGGAGCGAATTGAGAAAGCGAGAGCTTCCACATAACCTACGAAGCAGTAAAACCATATCACTTTTGTTTTTCTTTTTAAAACTATTTACTCAGTACTCTAATACGCCTTTTTAAAATCAGGGTTCAAGTTTAGCCAATGAGGGAAATGCAACTTAAAACCAAGTCAAAGCATCAGTGCGAGTATtcgtgtgtcaaatcaaatcaaaatatgaATGGGGGGGGGGAGTGCATCAATTACACTTTAACAATAAAGTACAAaccaataaacaacaacaaaaacatgaatAACGAGATTGAGAAGTAGCCCAAACGGGGCTACTGTATGGGAGCTAAGTGGAGTCCTTGGCTGCTGTGGCGGTTGGGATGCAGGATTTGCCGCTGCTGCCGTTCTGGGGCCTGTAGCTGGTGAAGCTGGGGGTGTGTATGGTGCGGATGCTCTTCACACCCGGGCCCAACGGGGTGGGcgacagaggggagggggaggaggaggaagaggagggtgctCGACCGTTTTGAGTCTGCGAGGAGAACGAAAGAGCTTTACCTGTGTGAGAGGGTGTGGGGAGTTTGAGGGAGGAACcgttagagagggaggggatgtggGAGAAAGTGGAGAGGGCCGAGCCAGGGTGGCGGGGGGCGTGAGGGGATGGGATGGAGGACTTGGTGGtgtggggggaggaagaggaggaggaaagggtaAGAGGGTTAGTAGCATCTGAGtttggagcagactgggaggtgcTGCCTTTACCAGAGCTAGGGTAAAAAGCTGGGATTTTAGAGGTAGGTACAGTAGGGGAAGTAGTTTTATGATCCCCCCCCGCTCTTTTAGCGCTTCCGTTAGCCTGCAAACAGAGATGCCAGAACAAACACTGGTTGTCAAAAAGGGAACGGGTGATTTAAGgtaacaaatgtaaaaaaaaaaaatgcaagaCAACATTGACTTCACATAAGTTATAGACATGAAACAATCACACAAACAAACCTATGACTACTAAGATTACTAATGGACACACAAAACGGCTCAAACTAGCTACAGTCTTTATGTTTACTGGGTTACTTGAGGCACCGTAACTAAGAAACACACTATTCATTAAAAAAGGCGAAAGAAAAGATTgaaaggatggaaggagggataaAGGGTTGGAGACAGGGGTGGGGGCATCTCTAGGTGCTGCCTGTGTGTTGGGAGTGATTGTCAAGCTTTCTGAGAAGTGGAGACAACAACTGAGAGGAGGGGCAAAAAATCCAGAGATGCATCTTGGTTGGGAGGAAAGGTAGAGCATGTTAGATAAAAAGGGGGAGAGATTTATTTGAGGGTGGAAAACATACAAGTGCATATCGGGAGCAGGAGGGGCGAATATTTGCATTGACTGCTAGTACCAAGGAAGAGAGCTGGGTGGTAGAGGAGCATCAAGAGACGGGAGGAAGGTGTAGCTTGGTGGAACCAGCCCTATCGTTGCGTTCACCATTCTGTTGAAGTTAAATATAAATGGTGAACGCAGAGATCCGGCTGGTTCCACCCGTGTCGGAGGGAGGGATATTAAAGTGTTCCTTTAGTAACTGTGCATTGTGAAAAGAAAGGAGCGTATCGGGTAGGCTGCTTGGGTTTAGTAGAGGTGCATTGAGGGTAGGAGGGAGCGCGGCTCATCGGAAGTATCAGTTTAGTAAAGCATCCTGGGGTTGGTTGGCCAACACTGTTTAGGAACTCGGCTGTGATGGAAACGGGATGGGATGGAGAACTCAGTCAATGACAGGGTATAtctgtctttgtctttctctttacattttttttcatgTCACCAACACAGCAAAAGCCGCCATGAGCAGTGTGGACCATGCACGAGCATACAGTACGATGATGTTATGGGGGTAACAGTCAAGAGTCAAACATGCCTTTCAGTCAGAGTAGATCAAGAGAAAACATCAACAGAAGCCAGAATGGCCACCTCAATCCCATTTAAACGAAACATTTAATCTCACAGCTTTGGTTGTTtaaatatcccccccccccctttttttagcACAGGCCTCTCGTTTTCTATGTCCTGTGTTCACTATACAGGTGTGTTCCCTCTAGTCCCTATGGTCTCTGGTAAAGCCCTATAGTAGAACTACCTGTCGAAACTGCCTCTGAGTGCTGTCCTGTAGCTTTTGCTGTTTTCCTGCTTTGTCAGTAGTAGTCCCTGGCGACTGCCTGGACTTCGCAGACAGGGGCACTGGCATCCGACTAGTAGGGGAAGCGACACTGGTTGCGTTCTGCAAGAGGATCCAAACGAAACAAAACAAGAAagaaaataaaagaaagaaaaaaagaaaaaaaaaacagaacaccATATTGGAGATATGAGAAACTGTTACAAACAAGGCACTGACAGGTCAGAAAACTGTTCATTCAAGATTACCCTCACAGTTAACCTTAATAACACCGGTAAGAGCACATGCACCCCCTGTACCGTAGTAGCCTATACCAAAACGTATAACCCTACAGTTCATGCAGTCCAAGAACAACCGCTTCAAGAAACCAAAAAAGACAGTGTAATCAACATTGAGTGTCATTGTGTGATTAAGAGTCTACTACTGGCTGAAGCCCCGGTTAGAGTTTGAGCAGCCAATTGaaggagagacatgagagacaggaggagggaccCATTGAAAATGCCACTCCCCAATCATGTTGGACCATGATCACACAGAGGGAGAAACCAACAGAGAAGggctctgacatttccaaaacacCTGGGGTGTGAGTTAATAAGTGGTTGGTTGGTAAACCCAGTGGTTAGGatggagtgaagggagggagggacgactAAAAAGAGGGCCCAAAGCCTCCCGATTGACAAGAGCTTAGAAAGAGACCTGTTGGCTGGTGACGGGGGTGACAGTGGCGGTAGGGATGACGGCTGGCCGGGGGAGGAGCTGAGGTTTGGTCTTCTTCCTCTGAGAGGAGGCCTTGCTGGGCTTGGGGACCTTGAGGAGTGAACTCTTGGAAGGGAGTGATAAGGACCTCTTCAGGCCTCCATTCTCCCCACTCAAGACACACCCAGCATGGGGCTCCACGCTGGCTGCACTCCTCACTGGTTTCTCCTGGTGGTGCGTTGCGGGGCCCATCTCACTGATGGTCGTCTCTAGCTGTTTGATGGTCTGCTCCAGGCTGTCCAGGGTCTTGTAGGTGCTCTTCCGGATCTTGTCCGTCCTGCCTTTGGAGTCCGAGTGCTCCCTCCTTACAACGGCTGCAGCTGGGGCCTTGGGCGTCTTGTTTGCTGGAGCAGCAGATGGTTTGGAGCGACTTTGGATCTCAAATCTCTTGGCCTCCTTGTGCTGTCGGACTGTGCCGTCCGACTCCTCCTCGTCCTCGTACACCACCACCTGCAGCGTCTTCTTGCCCGTCTTGGTGCCCGTGCGGATGGCCTGCGACAGAGCGGCCAGCTGCTTCTTGGGAAACTTGAACGTAAACTTCTTCTTCCCATCTGGCTTGCCATCACCGGACAACTCGGCGAGCTCCGAAGTCGAGGAGGAAGAGCGCGACAAGCTACTACTGGAAGAGCTAAGAGCACTGCTGGGGGACTTGACCTTTACCTGCAGTCCACCactgctcctctctgtctcctccatctcctcgtcctcctcctcgaTGCGCTCTGTGGCCAGCATGCTCTCCAGCTCCTCCTCGCACTCGAACACCGTGGACAGGCGCTTGTAGGCCGAGCGGATGTCCATGGGCTGGTCGAAGATGATGATGACCGGCTTCTTGTTGTTGAAGCCATTGTCCTGTGACCCGGCCGAGCCGCCCGGGGTGGTGTTGGTCATCTCCCGTTTCCCAGGTCCCCCACACACCGTCACGGTCTGGATGCCCCGTTTGGCGTTGACCAGCTCCTGGTACTCCCCACAGGACAGGGCCTGGACCTTGCTGTTGGTGATCATGAAGGCAATGTTGTCTGGGGGCGGAGGGGCTTCCTCACCAGGGAGGTCAGGGCTCAGGCTGGcctcctcatccacctcctcaTACCAGTGTCTGGGCTGATCAGTGGCCTCACTAAGAGCCTTCTCTGGGGGAGACACCACTGCTTTAGGAGCCTCTCTTATGGTGGTTGGTGGAGGGACTTCAGGCAATGCAGCGGGCAACACAACACTCTTACTGCGGGGAATGCTGGACTCTTGGacgactgaggagactgaggtcTCTATCCTCTTGACTGTGCTTATCTGAAGCTTATTTACAGTGGTGGTCGCTGTGTTTTCCAGAACCCCTTTCACCACTCCTGGGCTGGTCTTCAATGACTCTGAGGTCATCACCTGTTTCTGAGACAGAGGGCTGAGGCCATTCAAGAACAGAGGCTTGGGAGATACAGGTGGCCCTAACTGCTGGGGTTTCGGTTGAGGCTGCTGGCTTGGGGAATTGTCATGAGCATTCACATTTGACACCTGTGAGGGGGATAGTGTTGGGTTGCCTCTGTGTTCCGGAGCCTCCTCCATTGCGGCCGGGGGTGGCAACTGCTCTTTGGAGATCTGCCCAGTGACGTAGTATATGACCTGCATACGGcaaagaaaggaggagagaattTGTATTAAAAACCACAACACTCCATGCTAAAAGCTAAAACCACAACACTATATACCACATGACAAACCTATCAATATGggaacatactgtatatcatgaCATGTAAGGCATGCAAATGACTTCCATAAGGCCCATATCATATGCTGTAGAACCGGACATTTTGAAACATGTCAAGGCACGTTTGAAACTTTGCATGTCAAAAGACTATTCTTAGCTTAATAAAGAGATTGAGATTTTTTTTACTATTAAGTTTTAGCGGTCAAAATATGGTATTCGTACCCCTGGACTTTGACGAAGAGGGGTGGTGTTCCCGTTTTCATCCGCGTCGGGATGTTTATCCTCCCGAGTTTTCTCCGAGCTCTGCTAGGACAGTTTGTGAATTAAGGGACAGCATTATTGCGAAACTGCACTCTACGAATGCACCGTATGGCGCAACTGCACTCGAAAGCCTTGTTTCCATTGACATTTCAATTCAAGGCAGGTCTTAGTGGGCACAGATCGAATTTGGCCCTGATTTTAAAGTGCCAATTGAAACAAGGTTGAAGACACTGTGGATTGCACGGTACATTCACATAGGTATTTTACATCCACGGTCTTAACACTGCATTGGGCAACAACCCTCCTATAAGGCATCGTTTGAGTTGTGGTACTATGGTATGTGTTTCAAGATCGAGAAGATAAGAAGTAGATCCTGAAACGTCAGCATGATTCAGTCCCTTAGGTGTTTACAACGTGTTTGTTGACAAGTATTGTTAGATGCCTTATAGGAAAACTCATGCAGGCACAAGTGAATGGTTATGGTATGTTATGGATATTGGGAGTTGGAATGGAATGTAGTTCATGGATAAGGGAATGGattatgtaaaaaaacaaaactttTAAGGGACAATTTGGGATTCAAACAACAAAGTAGTCTATCCAAGAAGTCAAaaaaatggatgtaccaatcccagattgccccttttacTAAGGAATTAGAGTTAACTAACTACTATTCTAATCTGGAGTATAGACCGACACTCATTCTATCCACAGACTAGCTAATGTTCAgcgttgtatttttttttttatatatcctCACTGTTGTTGGTGCTACAAGAATGTTTTTTCAATCATTCCCATGTTGGTGAGTGGAATGACTGAAAATGCGTATGTGGGAATAATGTGATGAAATCCTGCTTGCTGATGTGGGCGCTGAACATTGGGTTTTCAAGGACGACATCAAATCTGACCAACGGAATAACTGGATCTCTCATACAGCCCATGTACGATATCTCGTGTGGCGAGGTTTCTGAGCGAGGAACATAAGATCCAGTGTacctcccaaatggtaccctgtagtgcactacttttcaccaaggcaaacagggctctggtccaacgtagtgcactatatagccaATAGGGTGCCATAAATGGGACACATCCACACTGTAGTTTACTGTGTGACTGTAATCTAAAACACAGGCTTTTCTCCTGTGGACAACAACCACAGTAGGCATATCTTTGGGTATTACAATGAATGAGCAGATCAAGTTACAGTTCTATAGAGGTTTAGTGAAGTAGTAAGGTATTGTTCCCAAGAAATAAAGCAAGTAAAGAAAAGGGGTCAAAGGTCAAAGTGACCAAAAGTAAACCAAGTCTGCAAAAACAAGTCTGTCACCTAGGTGTAAAGTAATAAAACCTCGTTCTCCTCAATAGCCAATCCAACTCAAAGTAATTTCGTATAGCAAAGTCTATaagcaaattattattattttgaataAAGGGCAGTTATTCCAAAGAAAACGGACAAGACCATTCGACTTTGTCTGGATTCAAGATAAAGGATTATTTTATTGGTTGGATCAGTCAAGGCAAACATAATGCAATCAAATACCAGTAGCAACAAGACCTCATTCATGTGTTGGATGCACACAAACGTTTCCAGACATTTTCTGCAGACTTAATCAGAGAAAAACAAGTCCAAGCCATGAGTTCCATTGAAATCAAAAAGGGACAAAGAGAACAAGTCAGAAACAGAAGGGATTTTGGGTAGTGGAGTTGTTACAGTACAGATCTCTTGGCTGAGGCAGAAGCAGGGAAGTGTTAAGAGAAGGTTAAGGCAGGTTAAGGCAATCGTTAGTCGGCGTCACGTAGTGGGCAGAAGCAGGCAGTTAGACGGACGGCTAAACGGCGCCACATCCTTTACCTTTTTCTCTTTGAGGGGCAATAAGGCCCCAGGTCTTAGCTCTCTGATCTGGGGCTCAACTCGAGCAGGGTGTGTCTCTAGCACACTACTTTTCACCCCTACATCCTTAACTGTGCACTTCTGGAACACCTGGGGATTGAAGATAGGTCAGGGGATTAGGGTTTAGGGCCCTGAGGTCTAGAACCTACCTATGCTTTACCTACCATATGTGAGATGATAGTCTGTTAGAAACATCTACGGTGCCAGGCAGTGAAGTGGAGAACATTCTTCTGCTTGGTGCCGGTCTGATACTACTCGGATACTATTAACCTAGTGCTGTGGTTACCGAATGGTTAAACTAGCTAAGGGGAAGACCATGGTTAATTCTGCTTTTGTAAATGACTGTGTCCATCCTCTGCCAAGTGAAGGTAACCCAGCCACCACAAAAAGAAGAGATAAGAGGACCCACTCCCACAGTCAAGCAGAGATACAGCACATTCAACCTCCTCACAACCATCATCAGTGTGTATGTGGATGTGTTTTCCGGTGGTTCTATGTGATCATTATTGTAtattataaactgtgtggtttgcgccctgaatgctgattggctcccagccgtggtatatcagaccgtataccacgggtatgacgaaacatgtctttttactgttctaGTTACAttggtaactagtttataatcgcaataaggcacctcggggggtttgtgatatatggccaatataccacggctaagggttgtgTCCAGGCACCCCACGTTGCGTCGGGCATTATTGCTTAagtatgacgtgtgtgtgtgtgtgtggcggtaaATGTACAGCAGCTGTTGGATGTACGGTGTGTTTCTCACCTGGAGCTCTGCCATAATTTTGtctccctcgtcctcctcctcctcgtggtTGGCTGAGGCAGCAatggggggaggggtggagggcttGGGCTTGGTCTCCGGCGGGACCTTGGTGGGTTTGGACTGGCTAGCTGGGGCTCGTGGTGGGACCTCAGCCTCATCTTCCTCCTGGGCGGACGGGAATGATTTTTAATATGACTCGAATACTAGCAGCAATACTGTTTACCACAAGAGTGGAACATGGGCCATTCCAATATCAATTATAAGGTTCTCAGATTGCTTGATCAACTGTCCTTAGACTTCATCCCCTCTCCCCATGTTGTTTACGGTCAGGTCTGACCCACCCAAGTAGAAACGATGTCTACGGTTTGCCATtcgctctggtccagggtgttacgtGTGGCTTACTGACGCTGAAGGCTCAGTGTCAGCAAGCCGAGTGTAACCCCCTGGATCAGAGCTAGTTGACCGCAGACTACCCTGCAGCCTAACTACACGGTAGACTGACCTGTCCCGAGGCAGACTCCTTCCTGCTGGTGTAAACCACCTCACCAGACCGTGTGGTGGTCATTCCAGAGCTGGAGGTGGGGAAGGTCTTTctgggtggtggagggggaggggacttGATGGCCTTCTCCAAGCTGACTTTGCCCACTTTGTCTGCAGCAGCGGTAGGCTTGGTGGTGGCGGGTTTCTCTAGCACcgacttggggagtttctcaggACCAGCAGGCTTGGCTATGGCTGGTTTCTCTGAGCTGAGCTGAGTCCCTTCTgtaataaacaaacacacacataaggTCAACAATGAGGGATACGTGACAACTACAAAGGGTCATTTTCCTGAAGAAAAATGGTTTACTTGCTTCGAAGAAACTGTCCAAAATATAAAAAAATTGTAGTAGTGGAATATAGTAGGAGCTGAAGCTGTATAAAAGACCCTTGCCTGGGGTTGGCTCCTCCAGGGCAGCAGAGGGTGCTGTAGAGGCATCCCCCTCACTCGGCACATCCAGACTGGGAATGCCCTTCATCATGTTGGCCTGGGCCTCATTTAGGATCCTCTCAAACTCCCTCCCATTGTACTGGCCCATGTTCTGCCTCCGTTCCTCCCACTCCTTCTCTGCCacctgtggagggagggagaggggggaggagtggggtgattgagagagagagagagagagagaggggagagggagggattgagagagagcgaggggggagagagagaggagacagcagtggaGGGAAGATAAATAATAACCCATAGGGGAAATTGTATATCATAGACTGAGGACTGAAGTGCAGTATGACGTCCATAGGGCTTACCTCTATAGACATGGCCCTGTTTTTGCTCTTGGTGTGAATCTCCTCGATTAAGAGGTTCCCTGTCCCGCTGCTGCCGTTATTGACCGGAGCCTGGGTCGCCAGCTCTAGGTGGGCAGCAGGGGTTTTCTTCTGCTGGGCAGGGCTTCCCCCTTGGCTGGAGGGGTTGGAGTTTGAGGCCGAGGCGGTGCCAGTGGAACCCTTGGCTGAGCTGGGGGAGTCCCGGCCCTGGCTGTGGGTGGGGGTCGTGGGTGGGCTGGGCTGGACCAGCAGGGCTGCAGACTGCTGGGACTGCTGCATGTGGACCGGAGCACTCTGGACGTGGTGGATGACCATGGGGGAGGAGGGCATGACCACCTCAGACCTGATGGAGGAGCTCTGGGGCTCGGGCAGGGCCGAGGGGGAAGCTGGAGGCTCCACTGGGGGGTCGGAGtccacggtggtggtggtggtgactgggctGCTCTCTGATGGGGTTGGTTTCACTGAGGCACACATAGCAGGGTCAGATCCCTTCAGCAGACCCTCTGTAGCACATCTGTAGGGcgtagagggcaggatagacttACTATGAGACTTATAAAATTCAGGTTACTTTCCCTAAATTAAATTCTGGTTGGAGGATTCTGTATTTTGTGCTTATTCCCTCCTGGAATATTCCAACCAGGATATCTGAAAATATATCCTCCCCCCAACAAAAACAAATGTTGGGAAAGTTTTGGAAAGTAAACTGACCACAAGCAGTCAAACACTGGTTAATCTAAACTGTATCCCACTAAGGTTAAGGttaaacacatactgtagctatgagGACATATGTCATGCTCCCATGAAAGCATGCTTCAAATCTCCTAACCTCCTGACCTTAGTGGGATACAGAACTTTGGAATTTGAAAGAACTGCTGCACCATCCAAGCTTCTTTAGCCTGAAAACACAATAAACCTCCCCAAGTGAATTTGGCCCAAACCCAGCATCAAAGTGAGTGTAATCATCTCTGAAGTGCGGGGAGAAAAATGCACCGACGGGACGAGGTAATGTAGATTAGTTTGGCTGCGTTGTGTGGTGCACCCTTGGAAAAAGTGTTGACGACCCACAAAGCAGAGTGTCTCTGACAGATGTTTATATGGAAATGGAATGCCGCAGGGAGCCGTGTTGCGCCCAAATTAATTAACTTATCGGTTCAATGGAGAGCTAAATTAAGATGGACGCCACCTCTGTCCATTCCTCATGACCCATCGGATGGGATCAGAGCCAACACCTCGCCAGCATAATCAACTGTTAGTGTCCCTTACACTATGGTCATGCTCCCCACTGTCTGACTTCTCTGAAAGCTTCTGTTTTCCATccactctcgctgtctctcttttAACCTCTCACTCCCTCACTTCCTCGATTtcctccattctcatcgacggggctgtagtggagcaggctgagagcttcaagttccttggcgtccacatcaccaacaatctaacatggtccaagcacaccaagacagtagtgaagagagcacaacaaaatctattccccatcatgagactgaaaagatttggcatgggtcctcagatcctcaaaaggctctacagctgcaccatcgagagcatcctgacaggttgcattactgcctggtatggcaactgctcggcctccgactgcaaggcactacagagggtagtgccgtacggcccagtacatcaccggggctaagcttcctgccacccaggacctctataccaggcggtgtcagaaaaaaaatggtcagactccagccacttgTTATGTTCATGTTTTAAGTATCcctatacgctgctgctactctctgttattatctatgcatcgtcactttaataactctacctacatgtacatattacctcgacaccggtgcccccgcacaatgacattgactctgaaccggtacaacctgtatatagccccactattgttatttactactgctctttaattatttgttattcttatcttttacttcttttctttttttcttcttttttttaaatacgtattttcttaaaactttgttgttggttaagggcttgtagtaagcatttcacctgttgtatgcGGTGCAAATTTAATTTGAAATTTAATTTGAGTCTCTACCCTTCTTTTGAAGTGGGCACTTGTACACTCCCTTTCATGGATTTAAAAAGAATGGACTGGTGTGAGGAATATGGTGAAGAGAACCCCCAGCCACGCTTGCAACAATAAAATGCTTTTAAATGCATGAGgggagtgaacaagtgcacactccCGGTCCCTCCCTGATTCATGTACCTCCTCAGGCTACTGAGTGTCTCTGTGAGGCTCTTGACTCGCTTCAGCATGCTGTCCAGTTTGTGGGGCTCCTCCTTGAGGAACTTCAcagcctccacctccaccctcagCACCGCACGCATCCTGGTCTGCAGTGCAGGAAACTCCCCTGAGAAAACACACAGGAAATACCATGTTTCAGATTTATATTTTCTATAAACTTCACCAACCATCATTGGAGGACAACTTCATTAGTGTGCTGCGTCAGCAGAACTCTACTGTTATTCAACATACCGTTTTCAAGCTTATTCTCTTTTTGGACACACTGTATTTTTCCAGTTGTAGCATTATGTTACCGAAAtgttattatactgaacaaaaatataaaggcaacatgttTGTGGCATTGTGgtgtatgacaaaactgcacattttagagtagtcttttattgtccccagcacaaggtgcacctgtgtaatgatcatgctgtttaatcagcttcttgatatgccacacctgtcaagtgggtggattatcttgacaaaggctAAACTTCACTAACAGTGATGTGGGACCCACACTTTACATATTGCATTTAGATTATTGTTCAGTATAAATTAATAAATTACATTATCGGACTTCTCGCCTGTAACTGAAAACCCTAGCACACAGAAACCTATGGAATCCATGGCAACGCATATAATCTAAGGTAATGTATGGGTCTTAAAAGTAGGTTATACTGTACTGCTGTCTTACCTTTGAGTCCTGCCAGAGATTCTCCCACTCTCCTGAGGCTAACGGCCCCCTCCTCCACATGTTTCAGTGTCACAGCTCTGTGAGCCCCCGCCGGGCCGGTCTCCCTCTTCAGAGTGTCCACATACAGCTCCagctccctacacacacagacagagaggacattcAAAACCACCAGCTCACCTCCATTCCTAATTGGCTTCATTTTTATcacccctcacctctccaccATGCTAACTGCTGCGCGGTGAGGTTTGTGCCATAAATGGTTGCCACACATTGGCGGTGGATGAAGTGGGTTTCCTTCTAACTAAGCTCTACATAAATC includes these proteins:
- the si:ch211-285f17.1 gene encoding sickle tail protein homolog isoform X4 produces the protein MSKASRLARPSSVGAGSKLPSSRKEAPGGARARVVSVGEKLMRAGSDGTLTKQRALAAQQQTDKQQSQMQSQTQSQSQSQSHLSQAQTGDTGAQPKSRISPPKASALPQGSMHKQTKSNLKVTSPEESEPLSSRQGPPNGTPTRAQDPKGNGSRTVPRRHTLGGARSSQEILAMQPSDMDKKREAFLEHLKQKYPHHASAIMGHQERLREQVSDEQSRSPAHGPSSPIVGEQPEHLSLASLESLDTMSEADAPSAFTRGSRSRASLPVVRSTNQTRDRSLGVLYLQYGDETKQIRMPNEITSGDTIRALFVSAFPQQLTMKMLESPSVAVYVKDDMRNMYYELTDVRNITDHSCLKVYHKDPAQAFSHGPRPTNVDTRMHREMMYASRDGQHPPRHPPMGHPPHHPMQGSLSPTTAHSVPPSPSRIPFGPRPGSMPCSATMPRERISNATPPVRSVSPCPSAILERRDVKPDEDMGGKSHSLVRGGEGLYADPYLLHEGRMGHGPAHGGHPPPGDMVDHGSLAGYHRASIRSTGSYSGPSPTEAMEQPSLYRQKSRKYGDSQLPTLGSKTPPPSPHRMTEVRMIDIHGATPPHGSIPLERSSPVRQAFRKEEVVKSRSNMASPVVLDLQGHGPIPPANDPQTRKRMKAMEQQIASLTGLVQHALLKSPNTSGTNDSLSERPMKTSRQASPVHSAPSAGGSPVLAPKSTTPPSESGSTPILPGPTPFQTNLLQCKKNVSDLRLQLHQMRQLQLQNQEALRMQLKRAEQEISLKLAEAMRRLEDPVQRQKVLVEEDRHKYLGLEERVFNQLGELELYVDTLKRETGPAGAHRAVTLKHVEEGAVSLRRVGESLAGLKGEFPALQTRMRAVLRVEVEAVKFLKEEPHKLDSMLKRVKSLTETLSSLRRCATEGLLKGSDPAMCASVKPTPSESSPVTTTTTVDSDPPVEPPASPSALPEPQSSSIRSEVVMPSSPMVIHHVQSAPVHMQQSQQSAALLVQPSPPTTPTHSQGRDSPSSAKGSTGTASASNSNPSSQGGSPAQQKKTPAAHLELATQAPVNNGSSGTGNLLIEEIHTKSKNRAMSIEVAEKEWEERRQNMGQYNGREFERILNEAQANMMKGIPSLDVPSEGDASTAPSAALEEPTPEGTQLSSEKPAIAKPAGPEKLPKSVLEKPATTKPTAAADKVGKVSLEKAIKSPPPPPPRKTFPTSSSGMTTTRSGEVVYTSRKESASGQEEDEAEVPPRAPASQSKPTKVPPETKPKPSTPPPIAASANHEEEEDEGDKIMAELQSSEKTREDKHPDADENGNTTPLRQSPGVIYYVTGQISKEQLPPPAAMEEAPEHRGNPTLSPSQVSNVNAHDNSPSQQPQPKPQQLGPPVSPKPLFLNGLSPLSQKQVMTSESLKTSPGVVKGVLENTATTTVNKLQISTVKRIETSVSSVVQESSIPRSKSVVLPAALPEVPPPTTIREAPKAVVSPPEKALSEATDQPRHWYEEVDEEASLSPDLPGEEAPPPPDNIAFMITNSKVQALSCGEYQELVNAKRGIQTVTVCGGPGKREMTNTTPGGSAGSQDNGFNNKKPVIIIFDQPMDIRSAYKRLSTVFECEEELESMLATERIEEEDEEMEETERSSGGLQVKVKSPSSALSSSSSSLSRSSSSTSELAELSGDGKPDGKKKFTFKFPKKQLAALSQAIRTGTKTGKKTLQVVVYEDEEESDGTVRQHKEAKRFEIQSRSKPSAAPANKTPKAPAAAVVRREHSDSKGRTDKIRKSTYKTLDSLEQTIKQLETTISEMGPATHHQEKPVRSAASVEPHAGCVLSGENGGLKRSLSLPSKSSLLKVPKPSKASSQRKKTKPQLLPRPAVIPTATVTPVTSQQNATSVASPTSRMPVPLSAKSRQSPGTTTDKAGKQQKLQDSTQRQFRQANGSAKRAGGDHKTTSPTVPTSKIPAFYPSSGKGSTSQSAPNSDATNPLTLSSSSSSPHTTKSSIPSPHAPRHPGSALSTFSHIPSLSNGSSLKLPTPSHTGKALSFSSQTQNGRAPSSSSSSPSPLSPTPLGPGVKSIRTIHTPSFTSYRPQNGSSGKSCIPTATAAKDST